A region of Drosophila mauritiana strain mau12 chromosome 3L, ASM438214v1, whole genome shotgun sequence DNA encodes the following proteins:
- the LOC117142046 gene encoding mast cell protease 1A-like isoform X1: MRKLAVLEHKQRLYQMQSSLAWIPLFTLLLGHLVSAKLLDESCGNSKELSRAGLQAAAWMTAVSNATHFLCGGTLIHERIVLTAARCIDQQVNLFVELGAYNIPDADSMNSRIPVSTAVVHRLFSKLPIQNDIGLLKLSYSVVFSDDIHSTCIIMDKRIMSSVQAIQTFKAFAWAPKNRGLESENLHALIFHRLNQSECNINPSLNQICAGASDGETSGLYYGNPLTKSVTIAGTIKREVQIGIASSRNPDRNGPVVFTDITSHVDWIAANVERLSLENSVQNATEEADISTGNSNAGSLSNPDI; encoded by the exons ATGCGGAAACTCGCAGTTTTAGAGCATAAACAAAGGTTATACCA AATGCAGTCATCTTTAGCTTGGATTCCCTTGTTCACTCTGCTCCTTGGCCACCTGGTTTCAGCCAAGCTTCTGGATGAATCCTGTGGAAATTCCAAGGAGCTGAGCAGGGCAGGATTACAGGCAGCTGCTTGGATGACAGCTGTCAGTAATGCCACGCATTTCCTGTGCGGTGGCACGCTGATTCACGAAC GCATTGTTTTAACCGCTGCTCGGTGTATTGATCAACAGGTCAATCT ATTTGTGGAATTGGGGGCGTACAATATTCCCGATGCTGACAGTATGAACTCTAGAATTCCGGTTTCCACAGCAGTTGTGCACCGCTTGTTCTCCAAATTACCCATCCAAAATGATATTGGATTGCTTAAGCTGTCGTACAGCGTAGTTTTTTCGG ACGACATTCACTCAACGTGCATAATTATGGATAAGAGAATCATGAGTTCCGTTCAGGCGATTCAAACCTTCAAGGCCTTTGCCTGGGCCCCAAAAAATCGAGGTTTGGAAAGCGAAAATCTGCACGCGCTTATCTTTCACAGGCTAAATCAAAGCGAGTGTAATATTAATCCCAGTTTGAATCAAATATGTGCTGGTGCCTCAGATGGAGAAACGAGTGGTCTCTATTATGGAAATCCGTTGACTAAAAGTGTCACTATTGCTGGAACTATCAAACGCGAAGTTCAGATCGGGATAGCGAGTTCTAGAAACCCAGACCGCAATGGACCTGTTGTATTCACAGACATTACATCCCATGTGGACTGGATTGCGGCCAATGTGGAGAGATTGAGTTTGGAGAACTCAGTGCAAAATGCAACAGAAGAAGCAGACATTTCAACCGGAAACTCAAATGCCGGAAGTCTTAGTAACCCGGACATATAA
- the LOC117142046 gene encoding transmembrane protease serine 11D-like isoform X2: protein MRKLAVLEHKQRLYQFVELGAYNIPDADSMNSRIPVSTAVVHRLFSKLPIQNDIGLLKLSYSVVFSDDIHSTCIIMDKRIMSSVQAIQTFKAFAWAPKNRGLESENLHALIFHRLNQSECNINPSLNQICAGASDGETSGLYYGNPLTKSVTIAGTIKREVQIGIASSRNPDRNGPVVFTDITSHVDWIAANVERLSLENSVQNATEEADISTGNSNAGSLSNPDI from the exons ATGCGGAAACTCGCAGTTTTAGAGCATAAACAAAGGTTATACCA ATTTGTGGAATTGGGGGCGTACAATATTCCCGATGCTGACAGTATGAACTCTAGAATTCCGGTTTCCACAGCAGTTGTGCACCGCTTGTTCTCCAAATTACCCATCCAAAATGATATTGGATTGCTTAAGCTGTCGTACAGCGTAGTTTTTTCGG ACGACATTCACTCAACGTGCATAATTATGGATAAGAGAATCATGAGTTCCGTTCAGGCGATTCAAACCTTCAAGGCCTTTGCCTGGGCCCCAAAAAATCGAGGTTTGGAAAGCGAAAATCTGCACGCGCTTATCTTTCACAGGCTAAATCAAAGCGAGTGTAATATTAATCCCAGTTTGAATCAAATATGTGCTGGTGCCTCAGATGGAGAAACGAGTGGTCTCTATTATGGAAATCCGTTGACTAAAAGTGTCACTATTGCTGGAACTATCAAACGCGAAGTTCAGATCGGGATAGCGAGTTCTAGAAACCCAGACCGCAATGGACCTGTTGTATTCACAGACATTACATCCCATGTGGACTGGATTGCGGCCAATGTGGAGAGATTGAGTTTGGAGAACTCAGTGCAAAATGCAACAGAAGAAGCAGACATTTCAACCGGAAACTCAAATGCCGGAAGTCTTAGTAACCCGGACATATAA